Within Candidatus Goldiibacteriota bacterium HGW-Goldbacteria-1, the genomic segment TCCGGTGTGGGGGCAGACCGGCGGCGAGACCACGACAATAGCCAATATAATAAAGGAAGAGGACGGCTCTACAAAGTACATATCCAGCACTTCGTATACGCCGGATTACGGCATTACCGGGTACCAGGAAAGGACGGACGTGTATACCACATACCCAAAATACATAATTCTTGATGCGTATGACCTTAAATTAAAACAGGAAAATAAAAAACTTAAGCAGCTGTGGAAAACGTCAATAAGCAATCATGGCGGTACAAAAGAATTAAGAAAGTTTTTTCCTATAATGATAACTGCGGCGCAGCAGTATATAGGCGAAAATACAGGTGAAGAGATAAGCTTAAGCGTCGGCGAAGAAGATGAAGCCGCGGTAAAATGTGTAAGATAAGCAAGTTATAAATTTCACAATATAATAAAAAAAACAGAATGGAATTTGCTGCCGGTAAATGGTAGAATGCTAAAAAATATTTCAGGAGGAATACATGGCTGGATGTTCAATTATAAATCATAAAGGGAAGAAGATTGTTCATATGGATTTTTCAAACAGCAATCAGGAAGAAGTAATGAGTACTATGAAGCAGGCGGAAGCGCTTATACGCAATCAGCCGCCGGAAAGCGTGCTGGGGCTGCTGGATATTTCGGGAAGTATGTATAATAAAGAAATAGCAGCTGCTTTTAAGGATTTTGCGGCGGGCAATAAACCGTTTATAAAAATGACGGCTGTAGTGGGGCTGGAAGGCATAAAAAAAGTCCTTTATGACGCTGTCCTTATGTTTACAAGAAGAAAAAATTTGGTCGCCATGGACAGCCTTGAAAAAGCAAAGGATTTTCTGGCGGAACTGAAATAAAAAACCGGAGGTAATAATGGCTGCGGCAAAAAACGGAGATAAAGTTAAAGTACACTATAAAGGCAGTTTAAAGGACGGAAAAGTATTTGATTCTTCCGAAGGAAAAGAGCCGCTGGAATTTACAATAGGCACAGGCCAGGTGATACCGGGTTTTGAAAATGGAGTACTGGGCCTTTCTGCCGGGGAAAAAAAGACAATTGTAATACCCTGCGCGCAGGCTTACGGGGAATACAGCGATGAAGCTGTGTTTTCAATAGGCAAAGAAAATCTTCCCGAGGGAATGGAGCCAAAAGCAGGGCAGGAACTTCAGATGGTCAGCCCCGAAGGCCAGGTGTTTCAGGTAATAATAATGGAAGTGTCAGGCAATGAAGTTAAGCTGGACGCAAATCATCCGCTTGCGGGTAAGGACCTTACTTTTGAACTGGAGCTTGTGAAGATAAACTAAAGCCTGGCGAGAGTAATGTTATAGAAAATAACCGGGATTATTGCTGAAATAATATTAAACGGGAGGGTGAAATGGAAGTAAAAGGAACGGCTGTTATTTCCACCAGGGAATTTGTAAAAGCGGCTTTTGGGGAACAGAATATGAACAAGTGGATATCAAGCCTTGACCCGCAGGCAAAAAAAGTATACGAGAGCGCGATTCTTACAAATAACTGGTATCCTATTGAAGATGCGTTAAGGAAACCCACAAAGAAGATTGGCGAACTTTTTTACAGCGGGGATGTAAAAAAAGGCGCGTGGGATTCGGGAATGTTCAGCGCTGACTATGGTTTAAAGGGCATCTACAGGCTGTTTGTCAAGATGGGTTCGGCAAAGTTTATTATAAATAAGGCAAGTTCAATTTTTTCCACTTATTATAAGCCAAGTGTAATGCAGTCGGAAGTTACGGGGGATAATTCATCGGTATTAAGAATAGTGGAATTTGCTGATATATGCCCTGTTGTGGAAAGCAGGATAGGCGGCTGGATGCATAAAGGCCTTGAAATCTGCGGGGTAACGGATATTAATGTGGAAATAGTAAAGGCAAAGACAAAAGGCGATGCGGTTACGGAATATGCAGTCAGCTGGAGTGATAAATAGGTTTTTAAAGCATAATATGTGATATGTACAGGGGTGTATGTTGGATGTAATGTTTGAAAAAATAAGCGCAGGCGCGGAACAGGTCTTAAAAAAATCACGCGGGTCACACGATTGGGAACACACACAAAGAGTGCTGCGGCTTGCTGTTCATCTGGCAAAAAAAGAAAAAGCAGATATAAAAATTGTTAAATATGCCGCGGTGCTTCATGATATATCCCGCCATGAAGAAGATAAAAGCGGCGGCAAAAAAGACCATGCGCTGCTTGGGGCGAAAAAGGCTTCGCGGATATTATTAAGGAATGGATTTAAAGCCGGTTTTGTTGAATCTGTAAAGCACTGCATAGAGTGCCACAGGTTCAGGTCCCAAAGAAGGCCCGCGACAAAAGAGGCAATGGTGCTGTTTGACGCGGATAAACTGGATTCCATAGGCGCGGTAGGAATAGGACGGGCATTTTTATTTGCCGGTGAAGTGGGGGCAAAGCTGCATAATCCCGGGGCTGATATTTTAAAGACAAAACCATACACACAGGATGATACAGCGTACAGGGAATATATGGTAAAATTAAGGTACGTAAGGGGCAGAATGTTTACGAGGGAAGGCAAAAAACTTGCAAAAGAACGCCATGCTTTTATGATGCTGTTTTTTAAAAGGCTTGGCATGGAAGCGGAAG encodes:
- a CDS encoding peptidylprolyl isomerase; translation: MAAAKNGDKVKVHYKGSLKDGKVFDSSEGKEPLEFTIGTGQVIPGFENGVLGLSAGEKKTIVIPCAQAYGEYSDEAVFSIGKENLPEGMEPKAGQELQMVSPEGQVFQVIIMEVSGNEVKLDANHPLAGKDLTFELELVKIN
- a CDS encoding phosphohydrolase, yielding MFEKISAGAEQVLKKSRGSHDWEHTQRVLRLAVHLAKKEKADIKIVKYAAVLHDISRHEEDKSGGKKDHALLGAKKASRILLRNGFKAGFVESVKHCIECHRFRSQRRPATKEAMVLFDADKLDSIGAVGIGRAFLFAGEVGAKLHNPGADILKTKPYTQDDTAYREYMVKLRYVRGRMFTREGKKLAKERHAFMMLFFKRLGMEAEGKI